Proteins encoded in a region of the Flavobacteriaceae bacterium HL-DH10 genome:
- the mnmD gene encoding tRNA (5-methylaminomethyl-2-thiouridine)(34)-methyltransferase MnmD encodes MEREIVITGDGSSTIHLPEWDEQYHSKHGAIQEACHVFIKHGLHHFCHSEIISESHPSISILEIGFGTGLNTFITLLEAEKLKLNIGYCGVEGYPVLMEEINQLNYPKELQATEKDVLFKKLHEVSWNERNIITPNFSLLKQHKFFNEIEEVDTYNIIYFDAFGARVQPELWTEAIFKKMYDALKFHGVLVTYSAKGSVRRAMQAVGFEVERLPGPPGKREMLRATKRL; translated from the coding sequence TTGGAAAGAGAAATTGTAATAACAGGAGATGGTTCATCAACCATTCATTTACCAGAATGGGATGAGCAATATCATTCTAAACACGGAGCCATTCAGGAAGCTTGTCATGTTTTTATAAAACATGGTTTGCATCATTTTTGTCATTCTGAAATTATTTCAGAATCTCATCCATCTATATCTATTTTAGAAATAGGGTTTGGCACAGGTTTAAATACGTTTATAACTCTATTAGAAGCCGAAAAATTAAAACTAAATATTGGTTATTGTGGTGTTGAAGGCTATCCTGTTTTAATGGAAGAAATTAATCAGTTAAATTATCCTAAAGAATTACAAGCGACAGAAAAAGACGTATTATTTAAAAAGCTTCATGAAGTTTCTTGGAATGAGCGGAATATAATAACACCTAATTTTTCTTTATTAAAACAGCATAAATTTTTCAACGAAATTGAAGAAGTAGATACATACAACATTATTTATTTTGATGCTTTTGGAGCACGCGTACAACCAGAATTGTGGACAGAAGCCATTTTTAAAAAAATGTATGATGCTTTAAAATTTCATGGTGTTTTAGTAACTTATTCTGCAAAAGGAAGCGTACGTCGTGCTATGCAAGCCGTGGGTTTTGAAGTAGAACGTTTACCTGGTCCTCCAGGAAAGCGTGAAATGCTTCGGGCTACGAAAAGGCTTTAA